A single Nostoc sp. PCC 7107 DNA region contains:
- a CDS encoding DapH/DapD/GlmU-related protein: MKLWHRIKSVLRAPKYLIKEWWAQQEVMYHNPGVYISFPSVFQFDDINAVLIAPDVCIGAFSEIVVLAKSADSKTRGQLIIQERVFIGSHANIRAAGGEILIGRDTKIAQQVSLIASNHVISTKQTSGNLSWDETKTGIIIGENVWIGAGTIVLPGCFIGNNSVIGAGSVVTKAVPANELWAGIPAKKIRNLSNSDEREQSYLTM, encoded by the coding sequence ATGAAATTATGGCATAGAATTAAATCTGTACTAAGAGCGCCTAAATATTTAATTAAAGAATGGTGGGCGCAACAGGAAGTAATGTATCACAATCCAGGAGTATACATTTCTTTTCCATCAGTATTTCAATTTGACGATATCAATGCGGTACTCATTGCACCTGATGTTTGCATTGGTGCTTTTTCTGAAATTGTAGTGTTAGCTAAGTCTGCTGACAGTAAAACTAGAGGTCAATTGATAATTCAAGAACGGGTGTTTATTGGTTCTCATGCTAATATTCGGGCTGCGGGGGGCGAAATTCTAATTGGGCGCGATACCAAAATTGCTCAACAAGTATCGCTCATAGCATCTAATCATGTAATCTCCACCAAGCAAACATCTGGTAATTTATCTTGGGACGAAACCAAAACGGGAATTATTATTGGCGAGAATGTTTGGATAGGTGCAGGTACTATTGTCCTTCCTGGTTGCTTCATTGGAAATAACTCAGTCATTGGTGCAGGGAGTGTTGTCACAAAAGCAGTTCCAGCAAATGAATTATGGGCAGGTATTCCAGCTAAAAAGATTCGCAATTTAAGTAATAGTGACGAACGCGAACAATCTTACCTAACTATGTGA